The following are from one region of the Carassius auratus strain Wakin chromosome 43, ASM336829v1, whole genome shotgun sequence genome:
- the LOC113061335 gene encoding selenocysteine insertion sequence-binding protein 2-like isoform X1: protein MDGGERKDIKLSAEVEPFIPQKKGVEVSLLPMSLCGEGGAEPTQIPSYLITCYPFVQENQNNSRQMAVYNGDQRWQQLNPGPGGPYLAYPILSSPQPPVSSDYPTYYHAIMPSPCPPVMGFYQPFPGPYTGPLPPGVLNPVSDCSERTLTQTQRGRGVSRNPVLHKQPMAQPIRAKRPVMRSTAVQKEVCAAGPDGRFKTVLLVDAAQQTDFPGEASGGVRSVSDQTSPPQWKKAWRRHTSQQESSGEQGVSEADIDSDSGYCSPKHNQGAASSSTNQHTDAAAVDAGVMSAGSWGHVASQTVQKPWTDRNTVYLRGRTPEQRNYTQDVQMSFRGHAGGQRSTPSETPNTHLTPEPLYFQDEDEFPDLATGGAAQRNKPEPVQPKLHKNLLENLPENSPISIVQTPIPITSSVPKRAKSQRKKALAAALATAQEYSEISMEQKKLQEALSKAAGKKSRTPVQLDLGDMLAALEKQQQAMRARQLNNTKPLSYAVGTVGALNSKDGSSRVTGLRNTYTPPHNILDSSAPRVKRGKEREIPKVKKTTAMKKIILQEREVKKGKSPAEHSVSGADEQRDALSFTDTLTQEQDENGLSVPSDASLSPASQNSPYSITPVSQGSPGSSGIGSPMAASAITKIHSRRFREYCNQVLSKEIDESVTLLLQELVRFQERVYQKEPSKAKAKRRLVMGLREVTKHMKLNKIKCVIISPNCEKIQAKGGLDEALYNVIAMAREQEIPFVFALGRKALGRCVNKLVPVSVVGIFNFSGAETLFNQLVSLTEEARRAYKEMVSALEQEQAEEALKNVKKVPHHMGHSRNPSAASAISFCSVISEPISEVNEKEYETNWRTMVESADAPETEAVSREQRVVSSPPRASPDPSPAAARAPERDESRSDDRLERASQRSTDTGSLDGSCRDRLNSSITSTTSTLVPGMLEEEDEEDEEEEDYTPEPLSVQLPPLSPRVESWVSKTLENMQLRRHSSDEEEDEEERMSDEEELDSSDLTEPAVDDKDAADSSTHTG, encoded by the exons gatatAAAGCTCTCTGCTGAAGTAGAACCGTTTATCCCTCAGAAGAAAGGTGTTGAAGTGTCATTATTACCCATGAGTCTGTGCGGTGAGGGTGGAGCTGAGCCCACACAAATCCCCTCCTACCTGATCACCTGCTACCCCTTCGTTCAGGAGAATCAGAACAACag tcGGCAGATGGCGGTGTATAACGGAGATCAGCGCTGGCAGCAGCTGAACCCGGGCCCCGGGGGGCCGTACCTGGCGTACCCCATCCTGTCGTCCCCACAGCCCCCCGTCTCCAGCGATTACCCCACATACTACCACGCCATCATGCCCTCGCCCTGTCCTCCCGTAATGGGCTTCTACCAGCCCTTCCCTGGGCCCTACACGGGACCCCTGCCACCCGGTGTCCTCAACCCCGTCTCCGACTGCAGCGAGCGCACGCTGACACAGACTCAGAGAGGAAGAGGAGTCTCACGAAACCCCGTCCTGCACAAG CAGCCgatggctcagccaatcagagccaagCGTCCCGTGATGCGGAGCACAGCGGTACAGAAGGAGGTGTGTGCCGCCGGGCCTGATGGGAGATTCAAGACGGTGCTGCTGGTGGATGCAGCACAGCAGACAG ATTTCCCCGGCGAGGCGTCCGGCGGCGTCAGGAGTGTGTCGGATCAGACGAGTCCTCCGCAGTGGAAGAAGGCCTGGCGCAGACACACGTCCCAGCAGGAGTCGTCCGGAGAGCAGGGGGTCAGCGAGGCAGACATCGACAGCGACAGCGGCTACTGCAGCCCCAAACACAACCAGGGAGCCGCCAGCTCCTCCACCAATCAGCACACGGACGCCGCG gctgTGGACGCTGGAGTCATGTCAG ctGGGAGCTGGGGGCATGTAGCCTCACAGACCGTCCAGAAGCCGTGGACAGACAGGAACACAGTGTATCTCAGAGGCAGAACACCTGAGCAGAGGAACTACACACAG GACGTGCAGATGAGCTTTAGAGGTCACGCAGGAGGACAGAGATCCACTCCTTCAGAGACGCCCAACACACACCTCACACCTGAGCCACTGTACtttcag GATGAGGATGAGTTTCCTGATCTGGCCACAGGTGGCGCTGCTCAGCGGAATAAACCAGAACCAGTTCAGCCCAAACTGCACAAGAACCTG ctggagAACCTTCCAGAGAACTCCCCCATAAGCATCGTGCAGACGCCGATCCCCATCACCAGCTCCGTGCCCAAGAGAGCCAAGAGTCAGAGGAAGAAGGCCCTCGCCGCCGCTCTCGCCACAGCACAGGAGTACAGCGAGATCAGCATGGAGCAGAAGAAGctacag gaggctCTGTCTAAAGCAGCAGGTAAGAAGAGCAGGACGCCGGTGCAGTTGGATCTGGGAGACATGCTAGCAGCGCTCGAGAAACAACAACAGGCCATGAGAGCACGACAACTCAACAACACCAAACCATTGTCATacgcag TGGGGACAGTGGGCGCTCTGAACAGTAAAGATGGCAGCAGTCGAGTGACGGGACTCAGAAACACATACACCCCCCCTCACAACATCCTGGACTCCAGCGCCCCCCGCGtcaagagagggaaagagagagagattcccAAAGTCAAGAAGACCACTGCCATGAAGAAG atcatTCTGCAGGAGCGTGAGGTGAAGAAGGGCAAGAGTCCTGCAGAGCACAGTGTATCTGGAGCAGACGAGCAGAGAGACGCTCTGAGcttcacagacacactcacacaggagCAGGAtg agaacGGTCTGAGCGTGCCCAGTGATGCGTCTCTGTCTCCAGCCAGTCAGAACTCTCCCTACAGCATCACACCCGTGTCTCAGGGCTCGCCCGGCAGCTCCGGCATCGGGAGCCCCATGGCTGCGTCCGCCATCACCAAGATCCACAGCCGCCGCTTCAGaga gtacTGTAATCAGGTGTTGAGTAAGGAGATCGATGAGAGCGTGACGCTGCTTCTGCAGGAGTTGGTTCGCTTTCAGGAGCGGGTTTATCAGAAGGAGCCCAGCAAAGCCAAAGCCAAGCGGCGTCTGGTCATGGGTCTGCGAGAGGTCACCAAACACATGAAACTGAACAAGATCAAGTGTGTCATCATCTCGCCCAACTGTGAGAAGATCCAGGCCAAAG GAGGTCTGGACGAGGCCCTTTATAACGTCATTGCCATGGCGAGGGAGCAGGAGATCCCGTTTGTGTTCGCTCTGGGCAGAAAGGCTCTGGGACGCTGCGTGAATAAACTCGTGCCGGTCAGCGTCGTGGGGATATTCAACTTCTCTGGAGccgag actctGTTCAATCAGCTGGTGTCTCTGACGGAGGAGGCGCGGAGGGCGTATAAGGAGATGGTGAGCGCTCTGGAGCAGGAGCAGGCCGAGGAGGCGCTGAAGAACGTCAAGAAGGTCCCGCACCACATGGGTCACTCCAGAAACCCGTCCGCCGCCAGCGCCATCTCCTTCTGCAGCGTCATCTCCGAGCCCATCTCAGAGGTCAACGAGAAGGAGTACG AGACCAACTGGAGGACGATGGTGGAGAGCGCAGACGCTCCAGAGACCGAAGCGGTCAGCAGAGAGCAGCGTGTGGTCAGCTCTCCGCCCAGAGCCAGCCCTGACCCGAGCCCCGCAGCCGCCCGCGCTCCCGAGAGAGACGAGTCCCGCTCAGACGACCGGCTGGAGCGCGCCTCGCAGCGGAGCACAGACACCGGCTCGCTGGACGGCAGCTGCAGAGACCGCCTCAACTCCTCCATCACCTCCACCACCTCCACACTGGTGCCCGGCATGCtggaggaggaggacgaggaggacGAAGAGGAGGAGGACTACACGCCCGAGCCACTCTCTGTACAGCTGCCACCGCTCAGCCCCAGGGTCGAGTCCTGGGTCTCCAAAACCCTGGAGAACATGCAGCTGCGCCGACACAGCAGCGACGAGGAGGAGGACGAGGAAGAGCGGATGAGCGATGAAGAGGAGCTCGACTCTTCTGACCTCACCGAACCGGCGGTCGACGACAAGGACGCGGCTGATTCGTCCACACACACGGGATGA
- the LOC113061335 gene encoding selenocysteine insertion sequence-binding protein 2-like isoform X2, protein MDGGERKDIKLSAEVEPFIPQKKGVEVSLLPMSLCGEGGAEPTQIPSYLITCYPFVQENQNNSRQMAVYNGDQRWQQLNPGPGGPYLAYPILSSPQPPVSSDYPTYYHAIMPSPCPPVMGFYQPFPGPYTGPLPPGVLNPVSDCSERTLTQTQRGRGVSRNPVLHKPMAQPIRAKRPVMRSTAVQKEVCAAGPDGRFKTVLLVDAAQQTDFPGEASGGVRSVSDQTSPPQWKKAWRRHTSQQESSGEQGVSEADIDSDSGYCSPKHNQGAASSSTNQHTDAAAVDAGVMSAGSWGHVASQTVQKPWTDRNTVYLRGRTPEQRNYTQDVQMSFRGHAGGQRSTPSETPNTHLTPEPLYFQDEDEFPDLATGGAAQRNKPEPVQPKLHKNLLENLPENSPISIVQTPIPITSSVPKRAKSQRKKALAAALATAQEYSEISMEQKKLQEALSKAAGKKSRTPVQLDLGDMLAALEKQQQAMRARQLNNTKPLSYAVGTVGALNSKDGSSRVTGLRNTYTPPHNILDSSAPRVKRGKEREIPKVKKTTAMKKIILQEREVKKGKSPAEHSVSGADEQRDALSFTDTLTQEQDENGLSVPSDASLSPASQNSPYSITPVSQGSPGSSGIGSPMAASAITKIHSRRFREYCNQVLSKEIDESVTLLLQELVRFQERVYQKEPSKAKAKRRLVMGLREVTKHMKLNKIKCVIISPNCEKIQAKGGLDEALYNVIAMAREQEIPFVFALGRKALGRCVNKLVPVSVVGIFNFSGAETLFNQLVSLTEEARRAYKEMVSALEQEQAEEALKNVKKVPHHMGHSRNPSAASAISFCSVISEPISEVNEKEYETNWRTMVESADAPETEAVSREQRVVSSPPRASPDPSPAAARAPERDESRSDDRLERASQRSTDTGSLDGSCRDRLNSSITSTTSTLVPGMLEEEDEEDEEEEDYTPEPLSVQLPPLSPRVESWVSKTLENMQLRRHSSDEEEDEEERMSDEEELDSSDLTEPAVDDKDAADSSTHTG, encoded by the exons gatatAAAGCTCTCTGCTGAAGTAGAACCGTTTATCCCTCAGAAGAAAGGTGTTGAAGTGTCATTATTACCCATGAGTCTGTGCGGTGAGGGTGGAGCTGAGCCCACACAAATCCCCTCCTACCTGATCACCTGCTACCCCTTCGTTCAGGAGAATCAGAACAACag tcGGCAGATGGCGGTGTATAACGGAGATCAGCGCTGGCAGCAGCTGAACCCGGGCCCCGGGGGGCCGTACCTGGCGTACCCCATCCTGTCGTCCCCACAGCCCCCCGTCTCCAGCGATTACCCCACATACTACCACGCCATCATGCCCTCGCCCTGTCCTCCCGTAATGGGCTTCTACCAGCCCTTCCCTGGGCCCTACACGGGACCCCTGCCACCCGGTGTCCTCAACCCCGTCTCCGACTGCAGCGAGCGCACGCTGACACAGACTCAGAGAGGAAGAGGAGTCTCACGAAACCCCGTCCTGCACAAG CCgatggctcagccaatcagagccaagCGTCCCGTGATGCGGAGCACAGCGGTACAGAAGGAGGTGTGTGCCGCCGGGCCTGATGGGAGATTCAAGACGGTGCTGCTGGTGGATGCAGCACAGCAGACAG ATTTCCCCGGCGAGGCGTCCGGCGGCGTCAGGAGTGTGTCGGATCAGACGAGTCCTCCGCAGTGGAAGAAGGCCTGGCGCAGACACACGTCCCAGCAGGAGTCGTCCGGAGAGCAGGGGGTCAGCGAGGCAGACATCGACAGCGACAGCGGCTACTGCAGCCCCAAACACAACCAGGGAGCCGCCAGCTCCTCCACCAATCAGCACACGGACGCCGCG gctgTGGACGCTGGAGTCATGTCAG ctGGGAGCTGGGGGCATGTAGCCTCACAGACCGTCCAGAAGCCGTGGACAGACAGGAACACAGTGTATCTCAGAGGCAGAACACCTGAGCAGAGGAACTACACACAG GACGTGCAGATGAGCTTTAGAGGTCACGCAGGAGGACAGAGATCCACTCCTTCAGAGACGCCCAACACACACCTCACACCTGAGCCACTGTACtttcag GATGAGGATGAGTTTCCTGATCTGGCCACAGGTGGCGCTGCTCAGCGGAATAAACCAGAACCAGTTCAGCCCAAACTGCACAAGAACCTG ctggagAACCTTCCAGAGAACTCCCCCATAAGCATCGTGCAGACGCCGATCCCCATCACCAGCTCCGTGCCCAAGAGAGCCAAGAGTCAGAGGAAGAAGGCCCTCGCCGCCGCTCTCGCCACAGCACAGGAGTACAGCGAGATCAGCATGGAGCAGAAGAAGctacag gaggctCTGTCTAAAGCAGCAGGTAAGAAGAGCAGGACGCCGGTGCAGTTGGATCTGGGAGACATGCTAGCAGCGCTCGAGAAACAACAACAGGCCATGAGAGCACGACAACTCAACAACACCAAACCATTGTCATacgcag TGGGGACAGTGGGCGCTCTGAACAGTAAAGATGGCAGCAGTCGAGTGACGGGACTCAGAAACACATACACCCCCCCTCACAACATCCTGGACTCCAGCGCCCCCCGCGtcaagagagggaaagagagagagattcccAAAGTCAAGAAGACCACTGCCATGAAGAAG atcatTCTGCAGGAGCGTGAGGTGAAGAAGGGCAAGAGTCCTGCAGAGCACAGTGTATCTGGAGCAGACGAGCAGAGAGACGCTCTGAGcttcacagacacactcacacaggagCAGGAtg agaacGGTCTGAGCGTGCCCAGTGATGCGTCTCTGTCTCCAGCCAGTCAGAACTCTCCCTACAGCATCACACCCGTGTCTCAGGGCTCGCCCGGCAGCTCCGGCATCGGGAGCCCCATGGCTGCGTCCGCCATCACCAAGATCCACAGCCGCCGCTTCAGaga gtacTGTAATCAGGTGTTGAGTAAGGAGATCGATGAGAGCGTGACGCTGCTTCTGCAGGAGTTGGTTCGCTTTCAGGAGCGGGTTTATCAGAAGGAGCCCAGCAAAGCCAAAGCCAAGCGGCGTCTGGTCATGGGTCTGCGAGAGGTCACCAAACACATGAAACTGAACAAGATCAAGTGTGTCATCATCTCGCCCAACTGTGAGAAGATCCAGGCCAAAG GAGGTCTGGACGAGGCCCTTTATAACGTCATTGCCATGGCGAGGGAGCAGGAGATCCCGTTTGTGTTCGCTCTGGGCAGAAAGGCTCTGGGACGCTGCGTGAATAAACTCGTGCCGGTCAGCGTCGTGGGGATATTCAACTTCTCTGGAGccgag actctGTTCAATCAGCTGGTGTCTCTGACGGAGGAGGCGCGGAGGGCGTATAAGGAGATGGTGAGCGCTCTGGAGCAGGAGCAGGCCGAGGAGGCGCTGAAGAACGTCAAGAAGGTCCCGCACCACATGGGTCACTCCAGAAACCCGTCCGCCGCCAGCGCCATCTCCTTCTGCAGCGTCATCTCCGAGCCCATCTCAGAGGTCAACGAGAAGGAGTACG AGACCAACTGGAGGACGATGGTGGAGAGCGCAGACGCTCCAGAGACCGAAGCGGTCAGCAGAGAGCAGCGTGTGGTCAGCTCTCCGCCCAGAGCCAGCCCTGACCCGAGCCCCGCAGCCGCCCGCGCTCCCGAGAGAGACGAGTCCCGCTCAGACGACCGGCTGGAGCGCGCCTCGCAGCGGAGCACAGACACCGGCTCGCTGGACGGCAGCTGCAGAGACCGCCTCAACTCCTCCATCACCTCCACCACCTCCACACTGGTGCCCGGCATGCtggaggaggaggacgaggaggacGAAGAGGAGGAGGACTACACGCCCGAGCCACTCTCTGTACAGCTGCCACCGCTCAGCCCCAGGGTCGAGTCCTGGGTCTCCAAAACCCTGGAGAACATGCAGCTGCGCCGACACAGCAGCGACGAGGAGGAGGACGAGGAAGAGCGGATGAGCGATGAAGAGGAGCTCGACTCTTCTGACCTCACCGAACCGGCGGTCGACGACAAGGACGCGGCTGATTCGTCCACACACACGGGATGA
- the LOC113061335 gene encoding selenocysteine insertion sequence-binding protein 2-like isoform X3 has translation MDGGERKKKGVEVSLLPMSLCGEGGAEPTQIPSYLITCYPFVQENQNNSRQMAVYNGDQRWQQLNPGPGGPYLAYPILSSPQPPVSSDYPTYYHAIMPSPCPPVMGFYQPFPGPYTGPLPPGVLNPVSDCSERTLTQTQRGRGVSRNPVLHKQPMAQPIRAKRPVMRSTAVQKEVCAAGPDGRFKTVLLVDAAQQTDFPGEASGGVRSVSDQTSPPQWKKAWRRHTSQQESSGEQGVSEADIDSDSGYCSPKHNQGAASSSTNQHTDAAAVDAGVMSAGSWGHVASQTVQKPWTDRNTVYLRGRTPEQRNYTQDVQMSFRGHAGGQRSTPSETPNTHLTPEPLYFQDEDEFPDLATGGAAQRNKPEPVQPKLHKNLLENLPENSPISIVQTPIPITSSVPKRAKSQRKKALAAALATAQEYSEISMEQKKLQEALSKAAGKKSRTPVQLDLGDMLAALEKQQQAMRARQLNNTKPLSYAVGTVGALNSKDGSSRVTGLRNTYTPPHNILDSSAPRVKRGKEREIPKVKKTTAMKKIILQEREVKKGKSPAEHSVSGADEQRDALSFTDTLTQEQDENGLSVPSDASLSPASQNSPYSITPVSQGSPGSSGIGSPMAASAITKIHSRRFREYCNQVLSKEIDESVTLLLQELVRFQERVYQKEPSKAKAKRRLVMGLREVTKHMKLNKIKCVIISPNCEKIQAKGGLDEALYNVIAMAREQEIPFVFALGRKALGRCVNKLVPVSVVGIFNFSGAETLFNQLVSLTEEARRAYKEMVSALEQEQAEEALKNVKKVPHHMGHSRNPSAASAISFCSVISEPISEVNEKEYETNWRTMVESADAPETEAVSREQRVVSSPPRASPDPSPAAARAPERDESRSDDRLERASQRSTDTGSLDGSCRDRLNSSITSTTSTLVPGMLEEEDEEDEEEEDYTPEPLSVQLPPLSPRVESWVSKTLENMQLRRHSSDEEEDEEERMSDEEELDSSDLTEPAVDDKDAADSSTHTG, from the exons AAGAAAGGTGTTGAAGTGTCATTATTACCCATGAGTCTGTGCGGTGAGGGTGGAGCTGAGCCCACACAAATCCCCTCCTACCTGATCACCTGCTACCCCTTCGTTCAGGAGAATCAGAACAACag tcGGCAGATGGCGGTGTATAACGGAGATCAGCGCTGGCAGCAGCTGAACCCGGGCCCCGGGGGGCCGTACCTGGCGTACCCCATCCTGTCGTCCCCACAGCCCCCCGTCTCCAGCGATTACCCCACATACTACCACGCCATCATGCCCTCGCCCTGTCCTCCCGTAATGGGCTTCTACCAGCCCTTCCCTGGGCCCTACACGGGACCCCTGCCACCCGGTGTCCTCAACCCCGTCTCCGACTGCAGCGAGCGCACGCTGACACAGACTCAGAGAGGAAGAGGAGTCTCACGAAACCCCGTCCTGCACAAG CAGCCgatggctcagccaatcagagccaagCGTCCCGTGATGCGGAGCACAGCGGTACAGAAGGAGGTGTGTGCCGCCGGGCCTGATGGGAGATTCAAGACGGTGCTGCTGGTGGATGCAGCACAGCAGACAG ATTTCCCCGGCGAGGCGTCCGGCGGCGTCAGGAGTGTGTCGGATCAGACGAGTCCTCCGCAGTGGAAGAAGGCCTGGCGCAGACACACGTCCCAGCAGGAGTCGTCCGGAGAGCAGGGGGTCAGCGAGGCAGACATCGACAGCGACAGCGGCTACTGCAGCCCCAAACACAACCAGGGAGCCGCCAGCTCCTCCACCAATCAGCACACGGACGCCGCG gctgTGGACGCTGGAGTCATGTCAG ctGGGAGCTGGGGGCATGTAGCCTCACAGACCGTCCAGAAGCCGTGGACAGACAGGAACACAGTGTATCTCAGAGGCAGAACACCTGAGCAGAGGAACTACACACAG GACGTGCAGATGAGCTTTAGAGGTCACGCAGGAGGACAGAGATCCACTCCTTCAGAGACGCCCAACACACACCTCACACCTGAGCCACTGTACtttcag GATGAGGATGAGTTTCCTGATCTGGCCACAGGTGGCGCTGCTCAGCGGAATAAACCAGAACCAGTTCAGCCCAAACTGCACAAGAACCTG ctggagAACCTTCCAGAGAACTCCCCCATAAGCATCGTGCAGACGCCGATCCCCATCACCAGCTCCGTGCCCAAGAGAGCCAAGAGTCAGAGGAAGAAGGCCCTCGCCGCCGCTCTCGCCACAGCACAGGAGTACAGCGAGATCAGCATGGAGCAGAAGAAGctacag gaggctCTGTCTAAAGCAGCAGGTAAGAAGAGCAGGACGCCGGTGCAGTTGGATCTGGGAGACATGCTAGCAGCGCTCGAGAAACAACAACAGGCCATGAGAGCACGACAACTCAACAACACCAAACCATTGTCATacgcag TGGGGACAGTGGGCGCTCTGAACAGTAAAGATGGCAGCAGTCGAGTGACGGGACTCAGAAACACATACACCCCCCCTCACAACATCCTGGACTCCAGCGCCCCCCGCGtcaagagagggaaagagagagagattcccAAAGTCAAGAAGACCACTGCCATGAAGAAG atcatTCTGCAGGAGCGTGAGGTGAAGAAGGGCAAGAGTCCTGCAGAGCACAGTGTATCTGGAGCAGACGAGCAGAGAGACGCTCTGAGcttcacagacacactcacacaggagCAGGAtg agaacGGTCTGAGCGTGCCCAGTGATGCGTCTCTGTCTCCAGCCAGTCAGAACTCTCCCTACAGCATCACACCCGTGTCTCAGGGCTCGCCCGGCAGCTCCGGCATCGGGAGCCCCATGGCTGCGTCCGCCATCACCAAGATCCACAGCCGCCGCTTCAGaga gtacTGTAATCAGGTGTTGAGTAAGGAGATCGATGAGAGCGTGACGCTGCTTCTGCAGGAGTTGGTTCGCTTTCAGGAGCGGGTTTATCAGAAGGAGCCCAGCAAAGCCAAAGCCAAGCGGCGTCTGGTCATGGGTCTGCGAGAGGTCACCAAACACATGAAACTGAACAAGATCAAGTGTGTCATCATCTCGCCCAACTGTGAGAAGATCCAGGCCAAAG GAGGTCTGGACGAGGCCCTTTATAACGTCATTGCCATGGCGAGGGAGCAGGAGATCCCGTTTGTGTTCGCTCTGGGCAGAAAGGCTCTGGGACGCTGCGTGAATAAACTCGTGCCGGTCAGCGTCGTGGGGATATTCAACTTCTCTGGAGccgag actctGTTCAATCAGCTGGTGTCTCTGACGGAGGAGGCGCGGAGGGCGTATAAGGAGATGGTGAGCGCTCTGGAGCAGGAGCAGGCCGAGGAGGCGCTGAAGAACGTCAAGAAGGTCCCGCACCACATGGGTCACTCCAGAAACCCGTCCGCCGCCAGCGCCATCTCCTTCTGCAGCGTCATCTCCGAGCCCATCTCAGAGGTCAACGAGAAGGAGTACG AGACCAACTGGAGGACGATGGTGGAGAGCGCAGACGCTCCAGAGACCGAAGCGGTCAGCAGAGAGCAGCGTGTGGTCAGCTCTCCGCCCAGAGCCAGCCCTGACCCGAGCCCCGCAGCCGCCCGCGCTCCCGAGAGAGACGAGTCCCGCTCAGACGACCGGCTGGAGCGCGCCTCGCAGCGGAGCACAGACACCGGCTCGCTGGACGGCAGCTGCAGAGACCGCCTCAACTCCTCCATCACCTCCACCACCTCCACACTGGTGCCCGGCATGCtggaggaggaggacgaggaggacGAAGAGGAGGAGGACTACACGCCCGAGCCACTCTCTGTACAGCTGCCACCGCTCAGCCCCAGGGTCGAGTCCTGGGTCTCCAAAACCCTGGAGAACATGCAGCTGCGCCGACACAGCAGCGACGAGGAGGAGGACGAGGAAGAGCGGATGAGCGATGAAGAGGAGCTCGACTCTTCTGACCTCACCGAACCGGCGGTCGACGACAAGGACGCGGCTGATTCGTCCACACACACGGGATGA